The proteins below come from a single Dermatophilaceae bacterium Soc4.6 genomic window:
- a CDS encoding acyclic terpene utilization AtuA family protein, with protein MSAQPASPLIIGNCSGFYGDRASAMLEMITGGELDVLTGDYLAELTMLILGRDRLKDPALGYARTFLRQLETALGEAMDRGVRIVTNAGGLSPARLAENVRELAARLGLEVAVAHVEGDDLLARADELGLEQGGPAQGGPARPLAANAYLGAWGITACLDAGADVVVTGRVTDASLVVGPAAAHFGWSRTSYDELAGAMVAGHVLECGPQATGGNYAFFTELGLDGRALGFPVAQVHADGSSVITKHPGTGGAVTVGTVTAQLLYEIGGARYAGPDATARFDTVELAQVGPDRVRISGVRGEAPPPTAKVGLNILGGFRNEVTYVLTGLDVEAKAALVRAQLARLDASLDLRWTLARTDHPDSPAQESSAALLHCVARGSDPAPLGRPFSGAAVELALASYPGFHLTTPPGEATPYGVFTSASVDASLVPHVAVLPDGSRVDIASAEETLVLEPVPQPAVTTRDLGPTRPAPLGTVVGARSGDKGGSANVGLWVRSDDAYAWLVERLTVDELRRLLPEVADLPVTRHLLPNLLAVNVVVDDVLGEGVAANVRHDPQAKAIGEWLRSRVVDIPEVLLP; from the coding sequence GTGAGCGCCCAGCCCGCCTCGCCCCTGATCATCGGCAACTGCAGCGGCTTCTACGGCGACCGCGCCTCGGCGATGCTCGAGATGATCACCGGTGGTGAGCTCGACGTCCTGACCGGTGACTACCTCGCCGAGCTGACCATGCTGATCCTCGGCCGCGACCGGCTGAAGGACCCTGCCCTCGGCTACGCCCGCACCTTCCTGCGCCAGCTCGAGACCGCCCTCGGTGAGGCGATGGACCGGGGTGTGCGCATCGTCACCAACGCCGGCGGGCTCAGCCCGGCTCGGCTCGCCGAGAACGTGCGCGAGCTCGCCGCCCGGCTCGGCCTCGAGGTCGCCGTCGCCCACGTCGAGGGGGACGACCTCCTCGCTCGCGCCGACGAGCTCGGCCTGGAGCAGGGTGGTCCGGCCCAGGGTGGTCCGGCGCGACCGCTGGCGGCGAACGCCTACCTGGGGGCCTGGGGCATCACCGCCTGCCTCGACGCCGGCGCCGACGTCGTCGTCACCGGCCGCGTCACCGACGCCTCACTCGTCGTCGGGCCGGCGGCCGCCCACTTCGGCTGGAGCCGGACGTCGTACGACGAGCTGGCGGGGGCGATGGTCGCCGGGCACGTGCTCGAGTGCGGACCGCAGGCCACCGGCGGCAACTACGCGTTCTTCACCGAGCTGGGGCTCGACGGTCGGGCCCTCGGCTTCCCGGTCGCGCAGGTGCACGCCGACGGGTCGTCCGTCATCACCAAGCACCCGGGCACCGGGGGAGCCGTCACCGTCGGCACGGTCACGGCGCAGCTGCTCTACGAGATCGGTGGCGCCCGCTATGCCGGGCCGGACGCGACCGCGCGGTTCGACACGGTCGAGCTGGCTCAGGTGGGGCCCGATCGTGTGCGGATCAGCGGGGTCCGGGGGGAGGCACCGCCACCGACGGCCAAGGTCGGGCTCAACATCCTCGGCGGCTTCCGCAACGAGGTCACCTACGTGCTCACCGGGCTCGACGTCGAGGCCAAGGCTGCCCTCGTGCGCGCCCAGCTGGCGCGACTCGATGCGTCCCTCGACCTGCGGTGGACGCTCGCCCGCACCGACCACCCCGACTCCCCCGCGCAGGAGTCCTCTGCCGCGCTGCTGCACTGCGTCGCCCGCGGGTCCGACCCGGCGCCCCTGGGTCGGCCCTTCAGCGGTGCGGCGGTCGAGCTGGCGCTCGCGTCGTACCCCGGCTTCCACCTCACCACCCCGCCGGGTGAGGCGACCCCGTACGGCGTCTTCACCTCGGCCTCCGTCGACGCGTCGCTCGTGCCGCACGTGGCTGTGCTCCCGGACGGGAGCCGGGTCGACATCGCGTCGGCCGAGGAGACGCTGGTGCTCGAGCCGGTGCCCCAGCCTGCGGTGACGACCCGCGACCTCGGCCCGACCCGGCCCGCGCCGCTCGGCACGGTGGTCGGTGCCCGTAGTGGTGACAAGGGCGGCAGTGCCAACGTCGGGCTCTGGGTGCGCTCCGACGACGCCTACGCCTGGCTCGTCGAGCGGTTGACCGTCGACGAGCTGCGGCGGCTGCTGCCCGAGGTCGCCGACCTACCGGTCACCCGGCACCTGCTGCCCAACCTGCTGGCCGTCAACGTCGTCGTCGACGACGTGCTCGGTGAAGGCGTCGCGGCCAACGTGCGACACGACCCGCAAGCCAAGGCGATCGGCGAGTGGCTGCGCTCGCGGGTCGTCGACATCCCGGAGGTGCTACTGCCATGA
- a CDS encoding TIGR03084 family metal-binding protein produces MADLAGVLADLAAEGGALEALVDRAPDWSLATPAVGWTIAHQVGHLAWTDSVARASARGGAEWDAVVEAAMADPAGVVDTAAATWAGRPDLREVWSAGRASLREALVSTTTAKLPWFGPSMSPTSMATARLMETWAHGQDVADALGITREPTDRLRHVAHLGVRTHGFAFAARGLAPPTDPVRVELTSPSDQTWVWGPDDAPQRVTGPALDFCLLVTQRRHRDDLALVAQGAGADHWLGIAQAFAGAPGVGRPPLAPGGPG; encoded by the coding sequence ATGGCCGACCTCGCAGGCGTTCTCGCCGACCTCGCAGCCGAGGGTGGGGCGCTCGAGGCCCTCGTCGACCGCGCTCCCGACTGGTCGCTCGCGACCCCCGCGGTGGGCTGGACGATCGCGCACCAGGTCGGTCACCTCGCGTGGACCGACAGCGTCGCCCGGGCCTCGGCCCGGGGCGGTGCGGAGTGGGACGCCGTGGTCGAGGCGGCGATGGCCGACCCCGCCGGCGTCGTCGACACGGCCGCCGCGACCTGGGCCGGGCGACCCGATCTGCGTGAGGTCTGGTCGGCCGGGAGGGCCTCTCTGCGGGAGGCCCTCGTCTCGACGACCACCGCCAAGCTGCCGTGGTTCGGCCCCTCGATGAGCCCGACCTCGATGGCCACGGCCCGGCTGATGGAGACCTGGGCCCACGGCCAGGACGTGGCCGACGCCCTCGGCATCACCCGCGAGCCCACCGACCGTCTGCGGCACGTCGCGCACCTCGGGGTGCGCACCCACGGCTTCGCCTTCGCCGCCCGTGGGCTGGCGCCGCCGACCGACCCCGTGCGGGTCGAGCTCACCTCGCCGTCCGACCAGACCTGGGTATGGGGCCCCGACGACGCGCCCCAGCGGGTCACCGGTCCCGCGCTCGACTTCTGCCTGCTCGTCACCCAGCGCCGTCACCGGGACGACCTCGCACTGGTGGCGCAGGGCGCCGGTGCCGACCACTGGCTCGGCATCGCCCAGGCCTTCGCCGGGGCTCCCGGAGTCGGTCGACCGCCCCTCGCGCCGGGGGGTCCGGGGTGA
- a CDS encoding long-chain fatty acid--CoA ligase: MEQSGVEQSGVDGPGVKNPGIDDGIDTWVTRRAARQPDAVALVDGVTGERFTYRELEARVSARASTLVGEGVRPGDRVALLGENSTAYLEWLFAVARTGAVAVPLNTRLSPDEVAYMIGDSGSRVLVHSPALSALAEGALERPTPVERVLGLAGPPGAPGEPEDLPLHGARGSTPCAIIYTSGTTGRPKGAILTHDNMFWNAVNLVTAGKGLSRDDVTVAAAPLFHIGALGLSALPVLYAGGTVVVVPAFDPVALVDLMAREAVTTQFLVPAMWAALARYGDLEHHPLPALRWGLVGGAPCPLTVIEHFRDLGYVLCEGFGMTELSPAALFLDASEIATHAGSVGRPFLNVDARLVDADGSLAQVGAIGELELRGPTVFAGYWGNPQETAAAMHDGWFRSGDLGVADAEGFVTLVDRRKDMIITGGENVYPIEVEQVMHRHPSILEVAVIGVSDPTWGESVVAVAVTEGAVDPDEVVAWTRERIAHYKAPRRLELVDELPRNATGKILKRVLRERQAGTAASVSR, encoded by the coding sequence GTGGAACAGTCTGGCGTGGAACAGTCTGGCGTGGACGGCCCTGGCGTGAAGAACCCCGGCATCGACGACGGCATCGACACGTGGGTCACCCGTCGGGCCGCACGCCAGCCCGACGCGGTCGCGCTGGTCGACGGGGTGACCGGTGAGCGGTTCACCTACCGCGAGCTGGAGGCGAGGGTCAGCGCCCGGGCGTCGACCCTCGTGGGCGAGGGGGTGCGCCCGGGTGACCGGGTCGCCCTGCTGGGGGAGAACAGCACGGCCTACCTCGAGTGGCTCTTCGCGGTCGCCCGCACGGGCGCGGTCGCCGTGCCCCTCAACACCCGCCTGTCGCCCGACGAGGTGGCGTACATGATCGGCGACTCGGGCTCGCGGGTGCTCGTCCACTCACCCGCGCTGTCCGCACTGGCGGAGGGTGCGCTGGAGCGGCCGACCCCGGTCGAGCGGGTGCTCGGCCTCGCCGGCCCGCCCGGCGCGCCCGGCGAGCCCGAGGACCTCCCGCTGCACGGCGCCCGAGGCAGCACACCCTGCGCGATCATCTACACCTCCGGCACGACCGGTCGACCCAAGGGCGCGATCCTCACCCACGACAACATGTTCTGGAATGCCGTCAACCTGGTCACGGCGGGCAAGGGGCTCTCGCGCGACGACGTGACGGTCGCCGCCGCCCCGCTCTTCCACATCGGCGCCCTCGGCCTCTCGGCCCTGCCGGTGCTGTATGCCGGGGGCACGGTCGTCGTCGTGCCGGCCTTCGACCCGGTGGCCCTGGTCGACCTGATGGCCCGCGAGGCGGTCACCACCCAGTTCCTCGTGCCGGCCATGTGGGCTGCCCTCGCGCGGTACGGCGACCTCGAGCACCACCCGCTGCCGGCGCTGCGGTGGGGCCTGGTCGGCGGCGCGCCCTGCCCCCTCACCGTCATCGAGCACTTCCGTGACCTCGGATACGTCCTCTGCGAGGGGTTCGGGATGACCGAGCTGTCACCGGCCGCCCTCTTCCTCGACGCGAGCGAGATCGCCACCCACGCCGGCTCGGTCGGGCGGCCGTTCCTGAACGTCGACGCCCGACTCGTCGACGCCGACGGGTCGCTGGCGCAGGTGGGAGCGATCGGCGAGCTCGAGCTGCGCGGGCCGACCGTCTTCGCCGGCTACTGGGGCAACCCGCAGGAGACCGCGGCGGCCATGCACGACGGCTGGTTCCGCTCCGGCGACCTCGGGGTGGCCGACGCCGAGGGCTTCGTCACCCTCGTCGACCGCCGCAAGGACATGATCATCACGGGGGGTGAGAACGTCTACCCGATCGAGGTCGAGCAGGTCATGCACCGCCACCCCTCGATCCTCGAGGTCGCGGTCATCGGCGTCAGTGACCCCACGTGGGGCGAGTCGGTCGTGGCGGTGGCCGTCACCGAGGGCGCCGTCGACCCCGACGAGGTCGTGGCGTGGACCCGCGAGCGGATCGCGCACTACAAGGCGCCCCGTCGCCTCGAGCTGGTCGACGAGCTGCCGCGCAACGCGACGGGCAAGATCCTCAAGCGGGTGCTGCGGGAGCGGCAGGCCGGCACCGCAGCGAGCGTCAGCCGGTAG
- a CDS encoding phosphoribosylaminoimidazolesuccinocarboxamide synthase has translation MVDTAPVLPGYSHVYSGKVRDLYAPVLSGGGLDDERLLLVASDRLSAYDFVLDTMVPDKGVVLTQLSLWWFEQLADLVPHHVLASDGADIPDTVGGRAVLVRRLDMVPVECVARAYLTGGGLEEYTATGSVSGIPLPAGLLDGSRLPEPIFTPSTKAPVGEHDEPISAAQVDALVGEPLRRRVSDLTTRILARGNEIATARGIILADTKVEFGRAPGAGPDDLDVVLADEVLTPDSSRFWPAETWSPGRQQLSYDKQFVRDWLTSAASGWDRHSGEAPPSLPDEVVERTRAKYVEAYERLTGRTFG, from the coding sequence ATGGTCGACACCGCACCGGTGCTGCCCGGCTACAGCCACGTCTACAGCGGCAAGGTGCGCGACCTGTATGCGCCCGTGCTGTCGGGCGGTGGCCTGGACGACGAGCGGCTGCTGCTCGTCGCCTCCGACCGGCTCAGTGCCTACGACTTCGTGCTCGACACGATGGTGCCCGACAAGGGGGTCGTGCTGACGCAGCTGTCGCTGTGGTGGTTCGAGCAGCTCGCCGACCTCGTGCCGCACCACGTCCTCGCGAGTGACGGCGCCGACATCCCCGACACCGTCGGCGGTCGGGCGGTGCTCGTGCGACGTCTCGACATGGTGCCGGTCGAGTGCGTGGCCCGGGCCTACCTCACCGGCGGGGGGCTGGAGGAATACACCGCCACCGGATCGGTGAGCGGGATCCCGCTTCCCGCAGGGCTGCTCGATGGATCGCGCCTGCCCGAGCCGATCTTCACCCCCTCGACCAAGGCGCCGGTCGGCGAGCACGACGAGCCCATCTCGGCGGCCCAGGTCGACGCGCTCGTGGGCGAGCCGCTGCGGCGTCGTGTCTCCGACCTCACGACGCGGATCCTCGCGCGGGGCAACGAGATCGCCACGGCGCGCGGCATCATCCTGGCCGACACCAAGGTCGAGTTCGGGCGCGCTCCGGGAGCTGGCCCCGACGACCTCGACGTCGTGCTCGCTGACGAGGTGCTGACCCCCGACTCGTCACGTTTCTGGCCAGCTGAGACGTGGTCGCCAGGGCGCCAGCAGCTGTCGTACGACAAGCAGTTCGTGCGTGACTGGCTCACCTCGGCGGCTAGTGGCTGGGACCGTCACTCGGGTGAGGCGCCGCCGTCGCTGCCCGACGAGGTGGTCGAGCGCACCCGAGCCAAGTACGTCGAGGCCTACGAGCGGCTGACGGGTCGGACCTTCGGCTGA
- the purD gene encoding phosphoribosylamine--glycine ligase: MVVLVLGSGAREHALVRALLADPGVEQVVAAPGNPGIAREPGASCEPVTPTDPAEVLALAERTRPDLVVIGPEAPLVAGVADTLREAGYAVFGPSARAARLEGSKAFAKEVMAAAEVPTALAHVCSTLPEVESALDALGAPFVVKEDGLAAGKGVVVTDDRVVAVDHAAACLARPGGRVVVEEFLDGPEVSVFCVTDGTTVLALPPAQDFKRVFDGDVGPNTGGMGAYSPLEWAPDGFTDEVVARVAQPTIDEMRRRGTPFVGVLYVGLALTSRGMRVIEFNARFGDPDGQVSIARLRTPFGLLLRAAATGTLDDLGPLRVGPEHAVTVVLAAQGYPMAPVTGGVISGLDVADEVPDAVVLHAGTALSTDGQVVSAGGRVLGVVATGESLAAARATAYGLVGRIGLEGSHFRTDIALAAERGETHPAGPEGA; the protein is encoded by the coding sequence GGTATCGCCCGCGAGCCGGGCGCCTCGTGCGAGCCGGTCACGCCGACCGACCCGGCGGAGGTGCTCGCGCTCGCGGAGCGCACACGCCCCGACCTCGTGGTCATCGGTCCGGAGGCACCCTTGGTCGCGGGGGTGGCCGACACGCTGCGCGAGGCCGGGTATGCCGTGTTCGGCCCCTCTGCCCGGGCAGCCCGGCTCGAGGGCAGCAAGGCCTTCGCCAAGGAGGTCATGGCGGCTGCCGAGGTGCCGACCGCGCTGGCCCACGTCTGCTCGACGCTGCCCGAGGTCGAGTCGGCCCTGGACGCCCTCGGGGCTCCCTTCGTCGTCAAGGAGGACGGGCTCGCCGCCGGCAAGGGGGTGGTGGTCACCGACGACCGGGTCGTTGCCGTCGACCACGCGGCGGCCTGCCTGGCCCGCCCCGGCGGGCGCGTCGTCGTCGAGGAGTTCCTCGACGGCCCCGAGGTGTCGGTCTTCTGCGTGACCGACGGCACGACCGTGCTCGCGCTGCCGCCGGCTCAGGACTTCAAGCGGGTCTTCGACGGTGACGTCGGGCCCAACACCGGTGGTATGGGAGCGTACTCGCCGCTCGAGTGGGCCCCGGACGGTTTTACCGACGAGGTCGTGGCGCGGGTCGCGCAGCCGACGATCGACGAGATGAGGCGGCGGGGCACACCCTTCGTCGGGGTGCTCTACGTCGGGCTGGCCCTCACCTCGCGCGGGATGCGGGTCATCGAGTTCAACGCGCGCTTCGGTGATCCCGACGGGCAGGTGTCGATCGCCCGGCTCCGCACCCCCTTCGGTCTGCTCCTGCGGGCGGCCGCGACGGGCACGCTCGACGATCTCGGACCCCTGCGGGTCGGGCCCGAGCACGCGGTGACGGTGGTGCTGGCCGCGCAGGGATATCCGATGGCGCCCGTCACCGGTGGCGTCATCAGCGGTCTCGACGTCGCCGACGAGGTGCCCGACGCGGTCGTCCTCCACGCGGGGACGGCGCTCTCGACGGACGGGCAGGTCGTCAGTGCCGGGGGGCGGGTGCTCGGCGTCGTGGCGACGGGCGAGTCACTGGCGGCGGCGCGCGCGACGGCATACGGGCTCGTCGGCCGGATCGGCCTCGAGGGCTCGCACTTCCGCACCGACATCGCCCTCGCCGCCGAGCGCGGCGAGACCCATCCCGCTGGACCCGAAGGAGCCTGA